A single genomic interval of Helianthus annuus cultivar XRQ/B chromosome 6, HanXRQr2.0-SUNRISE, whole genome shotgun sequence harbors:
- the LOC118479475 gene encoding auxin-responsive protein SAUR21-like: MAIHMPRIIQARKILKRSLSNGSTTPASMDIPKGYFAIYVGEQEKKRFVVSVSLLSEPTFQELLHQAEEEFGYNHPMGGLTIPYSEDVFTDLASRLGAF; encoded by the coding sequence ATGGCCATACATATGCCACGCATCATTCAAGCAAGAAAAATTCTCAAACGGTCCCTCTCTAATGGTAGCACCACTCCTGCATCTATGGACATCCCCAAAGGCTATTTTGCCATTTATGTTGGAGAACAAGAGAAGAAGCGGTTTGTGGTGTCTGTATCACTACTAAGCGAACCTACGTTTCAGGAGCTACTGCATCAGGCAGAAGAAGAGTTTGGCTACAACCATCCAATGGGCGGGCTCACGATTCCCTATAGTGAAGATGTATTCACAGATCTGGCTTCTCGTTTGGGAGCATTTTGA